The proteins below come from a single Desulfitobacterium metallireducens DSM 15288 genomic window:
- a CDS encoding Lrp/AsnC family transcriptional regulator — translation MNITLDHYDKAIIHALQEDSSISNLVLSKSIGLSPSACLARTKNLRELRVIQRFTAFVDEKKLGIETLAFTMVSLSPLNREIANSFVQKINETPNVLECYTITGGQDYLLKVVAKDMSTYRDFIIDYLMAIPGVNRVETSIVMQTEKRTLSIPLDEE, via the coding sequence ATGAACATAACCCTTGATCATTATGACAAAGCAATAATTCATGCACTCCAAGAGGATTCATCGATCTCGAACCTCGTGCTATCCAAATCCATTGGATTGTCCCCTTCGGCTTGCCTTGCCCGAACCAAGAACTTACGAGAATTACGAGTCATCCAGCGTTTTACAGCATTTGTAGATGAAAAAAAGCTAGGCATAGAGACGCTTGCCTTTACAATGGTGAGTTTATCTCCTCTTAACCGTGAGATTGCAAATTCCTTCGTGCAAAAGATTAATGAAACTCCAAACGTACTTGAGTGCTATACGATTACGGGCGGTCAGGACTATCTCTTAAAAGTGGTGGCCAAAGATATGTCTACTTACAGGGATTTTATCATCGATTATCTTATGGCTATACCTGGCGTAAACCGTGTGGAAACAAGTATCGTTATGCAGACTGAAAAAAGAACCTTATCTATTCCCCTTGATGAAGAGTGA
- a CDS encoding class I SAM-dependent methyltransferase, translating into MSHKFDPAHKDKLKAEWRIKAIPPVQTLQRLGLVAEDSVADIGCGIGFFAIPAAKIVDSLNIIYALDTSVEMLAEVEKRMREEELSNVIPIKSEEYNFKLSSESVSFALLVTVLHEIENKERFLQEARRILKPAGRIAIIDWEKKPTEMGPPLNHRLSLEEVEELLMMTDFEVNQEHHFTEAFYGLVAVKK; encoded by the coding sequence ATGAGTCATAAATTTGATCCAGCTCATAAAGATAAACTTAAAGCCGAATGGCGAATAAAGGCCATACCCCCAGTGCAAACCTTACAAAGATTAGGGCTAGTTGCTGAAGATAGTGTAGCTGATATTGGTTGTGGAATTGGATTTTTTGCGATTCCAGCAGCTAAAATCGTTGATTCATTGAATATAATTTATGCGTTGGATACATCAGTAGAAATGCTCGCTGAGGTTGAAAAAAGGATGAGGGAGGAAGAGCTTTCCAATGTCATTCCGATAAAAAGTGAAGAGTATAATTTTAAACTTTCTTCTGAATCAGTAAGTTTTGCGCTTTTGGTTACAGTTCTTCATGAGATTGAAAACAAGGAACGATTTCTTCAGGAAGCCCGTCGAATTCTGAAACCTGCTGGGAGAATAGCCATCATAGATTGGGAGAAAAAGCCGACTGAGATGGGCCCGCCGCTTAACCACCGTCTCAGTTTAGAAGAAGTCGAGGAGCTTTTGATGATGACCGATTTTGAAGTCAATCAGGAACACCATTTTACCGAAGCATTTTATGGCCTAGTTGCTGTAAAAAAATAA
- a CDS encoding energy-coupling factor ABC transporter permease has protein sequence MKKSILLALVYCLSVFALFPDNAYAMHIAEGFLPMKWAAFWWIVILPFLMAGLRSINKTVKDNANLKMLLAMAGAFAFVLSALKIPSVTGSSSHPTGVGLGAILFGPAAMSVLGVIVLIFQAVLLAHGGLTTLGANTFSMAIVGPFVSYGIYRGLQKLGVSRSICVFLATALGDLGTYITTSLQLAFAFPSTQGGVMASATKFMGIFAVTQIPLAVSEGLLTVLVFNLLTKYSSKELKQLAIFSTPKDLELEVK, from the coding sequence ATGAAAAAAAGCATATTACTTGCCTTAGTTTACTGTTTATCCGTATTTGCCCTCTTTCCTGATAACGCCTATGCCATGCATATCGCTGAAGGATTTTTGCCCATGAAGTGGGCTGCATTCTGGTGGATTGTCATTCTCCCTTTTCTGATGGCGGGGTTACGTTCGATCAACAAAACGGTGAAAGATAATGCTAACCTTAAAATGCTGCTGGCGATGGCAGGGGCCTTTGCTTTCGTTCTTTCGGCCTTGAAAATTCCATCAGTCACGGGCAGTAGTTCACACCCAACAGGTGTAGGCTTAGGAGCTATTCTTTTTGGACCTGCTGCAATGAGTGTGCTCGGGGTAATCGTTTTAATCTTTCAGGCTGTTCTCTTAGCTCATGGCGGCTTGACTACACTCGGAGCGAACACCTTTTCCATGGCAATAGTTGGACCTTTTGTTTCTTATGGGATCTATAGAGGCCTTCAAAAGTTGGGCGTTTCAAGAAGCATTTGTGTTTTCTTAGCCACAGCTTTGGGTGATCTTGGTACTTATATAACGACTTCTCTCCAGTTAGCTTTTGCTTTTCCATCTACTCAGGGCGGTGTAATGGCTTCGGCCACTAAATTTATGGGCATTTTTGCTGTAACTCAGATTCCTCTGGCGGTTAGTGAGGGTTTGCTTACAGTCTTAGTATTTAATCTCTTGACTAAATACAGTAGTAAGGAGTTAAAGCAACTTGCGATTTTCAGCACCCCAAAAGATTTAGAACTTGAGGTGAAATAA
- the cbiQ gene encoding cobalt ECF transporter T component CbiQ: MINIDQYVYANKLLTIHPAEKSFLAMATMVVCLISTSIYTPIMALTLMAGLIIFKADIPAKFFGHLMLIPIAFLVMGELTLAISISDHAEGFLYHFVVGDILIGVTATDLDKAVLLLSKSLGSVSCLYFLALTTPMLEITSVLRKLKVPALFLELMSLIYRLIFVLLDSAATIRTSQSSRLGYVNWNSSFRSTSQLFYALLIKSFQRSQALATALEARCYQGDIRVLEKEFPCSVRNYIIISIIEVSLILLNFYIGGGKLFG; this comes from the coding sequence ATGATTAATATTGATCAATATGTTTATGCGAACAAACTTTTAACAATTCATCCTGCTGAGAAATCTTTTTTGGCTATGGCGACCATGGTTGTCTGTTTAATTTCAACCTCAATCTATACACCAATAATGGCTTTGACTTTAATGGCTGGATTAATTATCTTTAAGGCGGATATTCCTGCTAAGTTCTTTGGACATTTGATGCTGATCCCCATTGCATTTTTAGTAATGGGGGAACTCACCCTGGCGATTTCAATCTCCGATCATGCTGAAGGTTTCTTGTATCATTTTGTTGTAGGCGATATTCTTATAGGGGTTACAGCTACAGATTTAGACAAGGCTGTTCTGCTTTTGAGCAAATCGCTAGGTTCTGTTTCTTGTCTCTATTTCCTTGCTCTCACGACACCGATGCTTGAAATTACTTCCGTACTTCGTAAACTAAAGGTGCCTGCTCTTTTCCTTGAATTGATGAGTCTTATTTACAGGTTGATCTTCGTTCTATTGGATTCGGCTGCAACGATTCGGACTTCACAGAGTTCACGGCTAGGATATGTGAATTGGAACAGCTCTTTTCGTTCAACGAGTCAGTTATTTTATGCTTTATTAATAAAATCTTTTCAACGTTCTCAGGCGCTTGCGACTGCTCTGGAGGCCCGCTGTTATCAAGGGGACATCAGGGTTTTAGAGAAAGAATTTCCATGCTCGGTGCGTAATTATATAATTATCAGCATTATCGAAGTTTCTCTGATTTTGCTCAATTTCTACATTGGAGGAGGCAAGCTTTTTGGTTGA
- a CDS encoding energy-coupling factor ABC transporter ATP-binding protein, whose translation MVETILEAEDIEYTYTDGTKALRKVNMVVRCGEKIAVLGSNGAGKSTLFLHFNAILQPERGCIRFHGRKLSYKKDEIMELRRKIGIVFQDPDNQLFSASVLQEVSFGPMNLGLSEAEVRNCVEKALRATEISDLIDRPTHILSFGQKKRVSIADILAMEPEVIIFDEPTAWLDPRHAREFMQLLDELSQQGKTIIISTHDVDLAYSWADRIFVMKQGQVLTDGKPEEVFCQQEVISSADLNRPWLVETHDEFIRLGLLPSSTCLPRNKEELYESLARPCYNVFRHF comes from the coding sequence TTGGTTGAAACGATTTTAGAAGCAGAAGATATAGAATACACGTATACTGACGGAACAAAAGCGTTAAGAAAAGTCAATATGGTGGTGCGCTGTGGCGAAAAAATAGCAGTGCTTGGCTCAAACGGAGCAGGGAAATCGACGTTGTTTTTACATTTTAATGCTATTCTTCAACCAGAAAGAGGATGTATCCGTTTTCATGGCCGGAAACTTTCTTATAAAAAAGATGAGATCATGGAATTACGTCGCAAGATTGGTATCGTTTTTCAAGATCCGGATAATCAATTGTTTTCTGCGAGTGTCCTACAGGAAGTTTCTTTTGGCCCGATGAACTTAGGTTTGTCAGAGGCTGAAGTGCGCAACTGTGTAGAGAAGGCTCTTCGAGCCACAGAAATTAGCGACCTCATTGATAGGCCGACACATATACTGAGCTTTGGACAAAAGAAAAGGGTCTCCATCGCCGATATCTTGGCAATGGAACCTGAAGTGATCATTTTTGATGAGCCAACAGCCTGGCTGGATCCTAGGCATGCCCGAGAATTCATGCAACTCCTTGATGAACTGAGTCAACAAGGGAAGACAATCATTATTTCTACGCACGATGTGGATTTGGCGTATTCTTGGGCTGATCGAATATTTGTTATGAAACAAGGACAGGTGCTTACGGATGGAAAGCCAGAAGAGGTGTTTTGCCAACAAGAAGTGATCAGTAGTGCTGATCTTAATCGGCCTTGGCTAGTAGAAACTCATGATGAATTTATTCGTTTGGGGTTATTACCGTCGAGTACTTGTTTACCTAGAAATAAAGAGGAATTATATGAAAGCCTGGCTCGGCCGTGTTATAATGTATTCAGACACTTCTGA
- a CDS encoding branched-chain amino acid transporter permease → MLLTIQQSLILIATIAFGTFLTRAMPFFLFPANRDTPKFVLYLGNVLPFASIGLLIIYCLKNVSLISTPYGLPEGIAIACIVLVHLWKNNVLLSIGGGTLLYMALVQFVFT, encoded by the coding sequence ATGTTACTTACCATCCAACAGTCACTCATCTTAATCGCCACCATTGCCTTCGGCACTTTTTTAACGAGAGCAATGCCCTTCTTCCTCTTTCCTGCTAACCGGGATACCCCTAAATTCGTTCTCTATCTGGGAAATGTTCTCCCCTTTGCCTCAATTGGTTTACTGATTATTTACTGCTTAAAAAACGTGTCTCTTATTTCTACCCCTTATGGTCTTCCCGAAGGGATTGCCATTGCCTGCATTGTCCTGGTTCACCTTTGGAAAAATAACGTTCTCCTGAGTATTGGAGGAGGAACTCTACTTTACATGGCTCTAGTTCAGTTTGTATTTACATAG
- a CDS encoding ATP-binding protein, whose amino-acid sequence MFRKTITFKLTAGFVVIVLISMLTIGLFFIQMFRQYTFDSKEQVLLERARSISELFSENPQSSSQMRGYGGLMKVLGNLAEAKVWITDDKGNPAAISGTNINMGMGNGMGGKGGGLGNSAGNGIGQAFSKDPLPAEAENVITEVLAGKESISENFSGVYNEATLTVGVPIRNSDQNVVGAVLLHSPVTGITETIDKAIHMLEISLLAALILATGLGIFYSLLFTRPLKAMNRTAVEMTRGNYATRTGIKREDELGQLGNSLDQLAEKLGYTIDQLFQEKGKISDIIASISEGIVAFDLNFNSLSINSALSEIMNQTLVYSNEGLKKDFEALAIYDSLERVIMDKKSLQVLKDWKGKKLRFTLSPIIDNQNKVTGSVALVQDISESERLEQLRKDFVANVSHEFRTPLTVIKGSVEALMDGTVDQTQDIEHYYQRMLAETKGLERLVGDLLELSRLQSGKISIHQEEIYLPGLISDVIKSLQTLADKKEIQIVYQGLPNVPVLNGDYDRLRQLFVIFIDNAVKYSHTSTVITVELNVIKDSTLQVKIKDQGYGIPQEELPYVWDRFYKADKSRQSKGTGLGLAIAKHLVQLHQGQVFMTSEEGKGTTVTVQLPLNICAD is encoded by the coding sequence ATGTTTAGAAAAACGATTACATTTAAATTAACAGCCGGTTTTGTAGTTATTGTTCTCATATCAATGCTAACGATTGGACTTTTTTTCATCCAAATGTTTAGACAATATACGTTCGACAGTAAAGAGCAAGTCCTGCTAGAAAGAGCGCGTAGTATTTCAGAACTATTCAGTGAAAATCCGCAAAGTAGCTCGCAGATGCGGGGCTATGGTGGACTGATGAAAGTATTAGGTAACCTTGCAGAGGCAAAAGTCTGGATAACTGATGACAAGGGTAACCCTGCTGCAATATCTGGTACGAATATAAACATGGGCATGGGAAACGGTATGGGGGGTAAGGGCGGTGGTCTAGGAAATAGCGCTGGAAATGGTATTGGTCAAGCCTTTAGTAAAGACCCTTTGCCTGCAGAAGCGGAAAACGTGATCACGGAAGTTTTAGCGGGTAAAGAATCAATAAGCGAAAATTTCAGCGGTGTCTACAACGAAGCAACGCTGACCGTAGGGGTTCCAATACGGAATTCGGATCAAAACGTAGTTGGTGCAGTCTTGTTACATTCACCTGTTACAGGTATAACCGAAACTATTGATAAAGCGATTCATATGTTAGAGATCAGTCTTTTGGCCGCTCTAATCCTTGCTACAGGCTTAGGAATATTCTATTCTTTACTTTTTACTCGCCCCTTGAAAGCCATGAATCGCACTGCCGTAGAAATGACGCGTGGCAATTATGCAACGCGAACAGGAATTAAACGTGAAGATGAATTGGGACAATTAGGAAACTCGCTTGACCAACTTGCCGAGAAGCTGGGTTACACGATTGATCAGCTTTTTCAGGAAAAGGGCAAAATAAGCGATATAATCGCCAGCATTTCTGAAGGAATAGTAGCCTTTGACCTGAATTTTAATTCACTGAGTATTAATAGTGCGCTTTCGGAAATCATGAATCAGACTTTGGTATACTCCAATGAAGGACTAAAAAAGGACTTTGAAGCTTTGGCGATCTACGACTCACTTGAACGAGTTATTATGGATAAAAAGTCGTTGCAAGTCCTCAAAGATTGGAAGGGGAAAAAACTAAGATTTACTTTATCTCCTATCATTGACAATCAAAACAAAGTTACGGGAAGTGTCGCCCTAGTTCAAGATATTAGTGAAAGCGAACGCCTCGAACAACTGCGTAAAGATTTCGTTGCTAACGTATCGCACGAATTCAGAACACCTTTGACGGTTATCAAAGGATCTGTCGAGGCCTTGATGGATGGGACTGTTGACCAAACACAGGATATCGAGCATTATTACCAAAGAATGCTAGCTGAAACCAAGGGGTTGGAGAGATTGGTTGGAGATCTGCTTGAGCTATCCAGGCTTCAGTCCGGAAAAATCTCAATTCATCAGGAAGAGATCTACCTTCCAGGCCTTATTTCCGATGTCATTAAGAGTCTGCAAACATTGGCCGATAAAAAAGAAATCCAAATCGTTTATCAAGGGTTGCCCAATGTTCCTGTCCTTAATGGGGATTATGATCGTTTAAGACAATTATTCGTGATTTTTATTGACAATGCGGTGAAATATTCTCATACTTCAACAGTGATAACAGTTGAACTAAACGTAATAAAAGATAGTACACTCCAAGTCAAGATTAAGGATCAAGGTTATGGAATTCCTCAAGAAGAACTGCCTTATGTGTGGGATCGCTTTTATAAAGCAGATAAGTCGCGTCAAAGTAAGGGCACAGGACTTGGGTTGGCTATTGCTAAACACTTAGTTCAGCTTCATCAGGGTCAGGTATTCATGACCAGTGAAGAGGGGAAAGGTACAACCGTTACAGTACAACTTCCTTTAAATATTTGTGCAGATTAG
- a CDS encoding energy-coupling factor ABC transporter substrate-binding protein — protein MKSIMKNILLIVLVVVLVAIPLFMVKGEFTGADSQATDAIMSIEPNYKPWFNSIYTPSSGEVESFLFALQAAMGSGIVCFYLGYKKGQHKKSHEEAYHD, from the coding sequence ATGAAATCTATTATGAAAAATATTTTATTGATAGTTCTCGTTGTTGTCTTAGTGGCTATCCCATTATTCATGGTTAAAGGAGAATTCACAGGAGCAGATAGTCAAGCTACAGATGCCATCATGAGTATTGAGCCTAATTACAAGCCTTGGTTTAATTCAATTTATACGCCGTCGAGTGGTGAGGTTGAGTCATTCTTGTTTGCACTGCAAGCGGCAATGGGGAGTGGAATTGTTTGCTTCTATCTGGGTTATAAAAAAGGGCAACATAAGAAGTCTCATGAAGAAGCTTATCATGATTAA
- a CDS encoding precorrin-6A/cobalt-precorrin-6A reductase, producing MFILLGETAAAREISEHLNNKRIEYKRIQTWSEKSSTQIPTAILDASHPSCGAKFTSLGKWCEHQGIPFLRLERPETQLPTNSLISSVHNWEEALLHLEQCVETLYQAKGRPVTIFATTGSHQLESMVNSSFASHVRFVVRVLPEGRIVQKCQDMGIHPKNIVAIQGPFSKELNRVLFKSYGADIILTRDSGSAGGTDTKILAALELGLKVVLLRKTKISGGLTMNNVNELLDWVDKYQQAEST from the coding sequence ATGTTCATTCTTTTGGGAGAAACGGCTGCAGCACGTGAGATCAGTGAACATCTTAATAACAAGAGGATTGAGTATAAACGAATTCAAACCTGGTCAGAGAAGTCTAGTACGCAAATACCTACGGCCATTCTTGATGCCAGCCATCCTTCCTGTGGTGCTAAGTTTACCTCGTTGGGTAAATGGTGCGAACACCAAGGAATCCCCTTTCTGCGGCTGGAAAGACCTGAGACTCAGCTTCCGACCAACTCCTTAATTTCTTCAGTACATAATTGGGAGGAAGCCTTGCTTCATTTGGAACAATGCGTCGAGACACTTTACCAAGCGAAAGGTCGACCGGTTACGATTTTTGCGACGACAGGGAGCCATCAACTCGAAAGTATGGTGAATAGTTCTTTTGCCAGCCATGTTCGTTTCGTTGTGCGTGTTCTTCCTGAAGGGCGCATCGTACAGAAATGCCAGGATATGGGCATCCACCCTAAAAATATTGTTGCGATCCAAGGTCCCTTCTCAAAAGAGCTAAATCGGGTATTATTTAAGTCTTATGGAGCAGATATCATTTTAACACGAGATAGTGGTTCTGCCGGTGGGACGGATACCAAAATATTAGCTGCCTTAGAACTGGGGTTAAAAGTTGTACTTCTAAGGAAGACCAAAATAAGCGGAGGATTGACCATGAATAATGTTAATGAATTACTGGATTGGGTAGATAAGTATCAACAAGCGGAATCTACCTAA
- a CDS encoding XdhC family protein yields the protein MDELILRSILKNQDKQKSVLATIVHTEGSTPREPGTQMLIMENGQTLGTVGGGSVEKHIYQRAQALMTVDSQVQVEIQHWKINDEPGHDEFPSCGGNLDVLLELIKEQDIWQLVYNLQINSKAVLITALFPTYQKSLVDLEGNFLGGSQTNFECSPQELQKLITSKRAEVLENNEKQRWLVEPILKKERLLILGAGHVAKEVAQYAKSLDFEITVIDDRIDFAKTKFFPGAYQVLCSDFVQGIQNYRPNDDTYVVIASWSHQTDADCVREVLKFEAKYVGMLGSTKKVATIVNKLNEENYLTQNIARLRAPIGLDIGAQTPSEIALSILAEIISVRRK from the coding sequence GTGGATGAACTGATCCTTCGGTCGATATTAAAAAATCAGGATAAACAAAAATCGGTACTTGCAACTATTGTCCATACAGAGGGATCTACACCTCGCGAACCGGGTACCCAAATGTTGATTATGGAAAATGGCCAAACATTAGGGACTGTTGGGGGAGGAAGTGTAGAAAAGCATATCTATCAAAGGGCCCAGGCACTGATGACAGTTGATAGTCAAGTTCAAGTGGAAATACAGCATTGGAAAATTAACGATGAGCCAGGTCATGATGAATTTCCAAGTTGTGGTGGTAATCTGGATGTCTTGCTGGAGCTTATTAAAGAGCAGGATATATGGCAATTGGTTTACAATTTACAAATAAATTCTAAAGCAGTGTTGATAACCGCCTTATTCCCCACTTATCAGAAGAGTCTTGTGGATCTTGAAGGAAATTTCCTCGGGGGTTCACAAACAAATTTCGAGTGCTCTCCTCAAGAACTGCAAAAGTTAATCACCAGTAAGCGTGCTGAAGTTTTGGAGAACAATGAAAAACAAAGATGGTTGGTTGAACCTATCTTAAAAAAAGAACGCCTACTTATCTTAGGAGCTGGTCATGTGGCAAAAGAAGTTGCTCAATATGCCAAGTCCTTGGATTTTGAAATAACGGTAATCGATGATCGGATAGATTTCGCCAAGACCAAATTTTTTCCGGGAGCGTATCAGGTTTTATGCAGCGATTTTGTGCAGGGAATTCAAAATTATCGACCGAACGACGACACCTATGTAGTGATTGCGTCATGGAGTCATCAGACAGATGCGGATTGTGTCAGAGAGGTTTTGAAGTTTGAAGCCAAATATGTAGGAATGCTAGGCAGTACTAAAAAAGTAGCAACTATTGTTAATAAATTGAATGAGGAAAATTACTTAACACAAAATATAGCTCGTTTACGAGCACCGATTGGCTTAGATATCGGTGCCCAGACTCCTTCTGAAATAGCGCTCAGTATTTTGGCGGAGATCATTTCTGTTCGGAGAAAATAA
- a CDS encoding AzlC family ABC transporter permease, whose amino-acid sequence MQEQIKALKAAFPYTLPVMTGYLFLGMAFGILLNSKGYSFKWAIFMSIIIFAGSMQYVAIELLTVAFDPLNAFFMTLMVNARHLFYGLSLLGKYNEAGKKKLYLMFGLTDETFSILCATETPAEIDKGWFMFFVTFLNHSYWITACALGGILGSLVSFNTKGIDFVMTALFVVIFINQWKSQKHHAPALIGISASVICLLIFGAQNFIIPAMGLILITLGFYRKPFEKEAEKCYLPSNSHSS is encoded by the coding sequence ATGCAGGAACAGATAAAAGCCTTAAAAGCAGCCTTTCCCTATACCCTTCCTGTGATGACCGGATATCTATTTCTGGGAATGGCCTTTGGGATACTTCTAAACAGTAAAGGCTATTCCTTTAAATGGGCCATTTTCATGAGTATCATTATTTTTGCCGGATCAATGCAATATGTTGCCATTGAGCTACTAACTGTGGCCTTTGATCCACTGAACGCCTTTTTTATGACTCTGATGGTTAATGCCAGACATTTATTTTATGGACTATCTCTTTTAGGAAAATACAATGAAGCTGGCAAAAAAAAGCTTTATCTTATGTTTGGACTTACTGATGAAACTTTTTCCATTCTCTGTGCAACTGAAACTCCAGCAGAAATCGATAAGGGATGGTTTATGTTCTTTGTCACCTTTCTCAACCACTCTTATTGGATTACTGCTTGTGCGCTTGGAGGTATATTAGGATCATTAGTCTCCTTTAACACGAAAGGGATCGATTTTGTAATGACTGCGTTATTCGTTGTTATTTTTATTAACCAGTGGAAATCCCAAAAGCATCATGCTCCTGCCTTGATTGGTATTAGCGCCTCGGTCATATGTTTATTGATTTTTGGCGCTCAAAACTTCATTATTCCTGCAATGGGTCTGATTCTTATTACCTTAGGCTTTTACAGGAAACCATTTGAGAAGGAGGCAGAGAAATGTTACTTACCATCCAACAGTCACTCATCTTAA
- a CDS encoding NifB/NifX family molybdenum-iron cluster-binding protein — MKKIAIPTNGEVLDAHFGRALAFTVFEIEGNEARKVEVLSATGLQHQHEGLASMFKRDGVNVLVCGGIGGGMINGLNAVGLEVVTGASGNVVDVANSYAKGNLVSTGSVCHEHEHEHH, encoded by the coding sequence ATGAAAAAAATAGCAATTCCAACTAATGGTGAGGTTTTAGATGCCCATTTCGGCAGAGCTTTAGCATTCACAGTCTTTGAAATCGAAGGAAATGAAGCGCGTAAAGTAGAGGTTCTCAGCGCTACTGGCCTGCAGCATCAACATGAAGGACTTGCAAGTATGTTTAAACGTGATGGGGTAAATGTCCTCGTCTGCGGAGGTATTGGTGGGGGTATGATCAATGGTCTTAATGCTGTAGGTCTGGAAGTAGTTACAGGAGCTTCGGGAAATGTGGTTGATGTGGCGAATTCGTATGCCAAGGGGAATCTTGTGAGTACCGGGTCTGTCTGTCATGAACATGAACACGAACACCATTAA
- the thrB gene encoding homoserine kinase has protein sequence MLSARIPATSANLGPGFDCLGLALNLFNTITVEKSSNWEIRLSGKYTADLPVDESNLVWKTILYLWEKVNYPTPKLTLTLENNIPPARGLGSSSAAIVGGLVVANSLAGNPFSQLDLLQMANELEGHPDNVTPALYGGVTLAVETAKGILPRVLNENPYIDVLVVIPEFLLNTSKSRKVLTSQVSRSDAVFNIAHAGLIIEAFIRGDYTLLKEGMRDRLHQDQRAALVPGLPEALSSALNNGAYGAALSGSGPTLLAFLAPEYTQDVAEGMVKTFANHGLNAQAYPLEISPRGAHIL, from the coding sequence ATGCTATCCGCTAGAATACCCGCGACTTCGGCCAATCTCGGCCCAGGCTTTGACTGCCTGGGCCTGGCCCTTAATTTGTTCAATACGATTACCGTTGAAAAAAGTTCAAACTGGGAAATTCGTTTATCTGGAAAATACACCGCCGATTTACCAGTAGATGAAAGTAATCTCGTTTGGAAAACGATACTTTATCTTTGGGAAAAAGTAAACTATCCAACACCTAAATTGACATTAACGTTAGAGAATAATATTCCTCCTGCAAGAGGTTTAGGAAGCAGTTCGGCTGCGATCGTTGGTGGGCTAGTCGTTGCAAACTCCCTCGCTGGAAATCCTTTTTCTCAGCTTGACCTTCTCCAAATGGCCAACGAACTGGAGGGACATCCGGACAATGTCACTCCTGCTTTATATGGAGGAGTTACCCTTGCTGTCGAAACCGCAAAAGGGATCCTACCTCGAGTCCTGAATGAGAATCCTTACATTGATGTCTTAGTGGTGATCCCCGAATTTCTGCTCAATACGTCGAAGAGCCGCAAGGTCCTTACCTCTCAGGTTTCCCGCTCTGATGCAGTCTTTAATATCGCCCATGCCGGATTGATAATTGAAGCATTCATCCGAGGCGATTACACGCTTCTCAAAGAAGGAATGCGCGATCGGCTTCATCAAGACCAACGAGCTGCACTCGTTCCAGGTCTACCAGAAGCCCTAAGCTCTGCCCTAAACAATGGAGCTTACGGAGCAGCACTCAGTGGATCAGGCCCTACTCTTTTGGCCTTCCTCGCACCTGAGTATACTCAAGATGTTGCCGAAGGGATGGTTAAAACCTTTGCGAATCATGGTTTAAATGCTCAAGCTTATCCTCTTGAAATCAGCCCTCGAGGAGCTCACATCTTGTAA
- a CDS encoding MerR family transcriptional regulator, with protein MLDEEKGVYSIGTVAELISEHPETLRVWEKNDLIRPDRANYQRKYSNNDLLRLKFIKYLMDQKGLNIAGVKQLTSMYACWYKRNCKGGAMKNSTVMVNESKPCWKLEKTYCLVASDKSELCNSCEMYKNCSDCNGCRS; from the coding sequence ATGTTAGATGAAGAAAAAGGGGTATATTCTATAGGTACTGTTGCCGAGTTGATTAGCGAACATCCAGAGACCTTAAGAGTCTGGGAAAAAAATGACCTAATTCGACCGGATCGGGCAAATTATCAAAGGAAATACTCCAATAATGATTTATTAAGGTTGAAATTTATAAAATACTTGATGGATCAAAAGGGTTTAAATATAGCTGGAGTAAAGCAACTCACATCAATGTATGCATGTTGGTACAAGCGAAATTGTAAGGGCGGGGCAATGAAGAATAGCACAGTCATGGTTAATGAGTCTAAGCCTTGTTGGAAGCTAGAAAAAACCTATTGTCTTGTCGCAAGTGATAAGAGTGAACTGTGTAATTCCTGTGAAATGTATAAGAATTGCTCGGATTGCAATGGCTGTAGATCTTAA